GTCCTCCCAGAAGTCGATCCAACATGGTATAGGCGATGTTTGGATTTACTTCCAAAACCATTCGTCCTTCCAGCGGAGGAGCTTCAAAGATGTTCAAGATGGTCATCTTGGGAATAGAACGTATAAATTCGTCATACGGCAATTGATCGACGGAGGCAACCGTAATTTGCACGAAGGTACGGAGCTGAGCTGAAAAATACGTAGTCAACAGCCTCGCGTAGTTTTCATGGATTCGCGTTAAACCACGGATCTGATCTTTCGAGAATCGCAGGGCGCGTTTGAAATCATATACTTTGACTTTACGCTCAGTTTCTTCCTTTTTCAGCTCGTTGGCATCCATTTCGCCCGAAGATAGGGCGGCCAACAGCGCATCAATCTCACTCTGTGAGAGAACCTCGGCCATATGTCGTCACCTCCTTGCTATGTATACCATAATCGCTTCCTATGACAAGACGCGTTTGGTTGTCACTACTTGAACAATCTTACCCTCTTGCATCAGGGAGCTGATTTCATTCATGATTTTTGCTTCCAGCTTGTTCACACCTTCAGTTCCTTTTATGTCTTCTGGTGTCAACCCCGCCAATGTTTTAATAATCACCTGATTGACTTGCGGCAAACGCTGTTCCAACTCTGTTTTGGCAGCAGAACTGTCAGCCGTAATGCTAAAGCGTACAATCATGTAATTATTCGTTAGCAAGTTCGTAGTAATTTCGCCAGTGTCAACGGAGAACTCTTTTATTTCCCCTGCCGTGAGCGGCTTCACTTCTTGCTCTTCCGTCGAAGCTGTTTGCGCAGCTGGAGAGAGATAGGTTTGCCAGAGAACAAACGAGATCACTCCCAGTAGCGATATCGCGATGATAATAATTAGAGCCATGTTAAACAATCGATTTTGAAACATCGCTAATGCCTCCCGCTATTCATTTGAATCACCCGGCATTTTCGGTACAGAAGTTGCCGGAGGAACATTATGATAAAAAGCCTGAACACGTTCAGCGATGGATTCCACCGAATCCTTCACGATGTACTTTCTGTCGTTGAACAGCGTAATTACGCTATCCGGAGTTCCTTCAACAGTTTCAATGTGAGTGATGTTCAGATAAAAAGTAGAACCGTTAAACCGCGTTAACTTAATCATTGGCTGCTCCTTTCCGGATCAAGCTGGGGAAGGCTTAGAACACTTCCCCGGCTTTTCCGTTAAACGAAATTATCGTTTCAGGTTCACCAGTTCTTCCAATACTGTGTCAGATGTCGTGATGATCCGTGAGTTTGCTTGGAAACCGCGTTGTGCCACGATCATTTCTGTAAATTCTTCAGAAAGGTCAACGTTGGACATTTCCAGTTGGCCTGCGATGATGCTTACTTTTGCATCAGCTGGCGTCACTGGTGTCATCGGGTCACCATCATTC
The window above is part of the Brevibacillus brevis NBRC 100599 genome. Proteins encoded here:
- a CDS encoding flagellar basal body-associated FliL family protein; the protein is MFQNRLFNMALIIIIAISLLGVISFVLWQTYLSPAAQTASTEEQEVKPLTAGEIKEFSVDTGEITTNLLTNNYMIVRFSITADSSAAKTELEQRLPQVNQVIIKTLAGLTPEDIKGTEGVNKLEAKIMNEISSLMQEGKIVQVVTTKRVLS
- a CDS encoding flagellar FlbD family protein, which translates into the protein MIKLTRFNGSTFYLNITHIETVEGTPDSVITLFNDRKYIVKDSVESIAERVQAFYHNVPPATSVPKMPGDSNE